A stretch of Carnobacterium iners DNA encodes these proteins:
- a CDS encoding ABC transporter permease, whose product MKWYDKNKPYLLVGPAILMTLLLVGYGLLMVFIESILSSGSLSLEIYRTLLSDEIFQSSFLFSLRIVVVSTLLSLGIGFVLVRSAFPVLKRSFPRLISWLPMLFPHFVWGYMLYLLFSQTGLFSTIFNGLGIIALPGDFPNLFMDSAGLGIMITYIWKGVPFVILMLLPVYEQLSHSQKQLVFTLGGKKGAVFRYVEWPYVFPVLLETFFIIFSFVLAAYEVPALLGATYPKMISVLSYDWFFGTNWEKQPYAYATMVIVTTFIVFFVSILSFITRRSRKHLYQNQNDGKKIESIGHFSNFSFLNIAFLSLLPTLFLFLSSFVSKWEYGMILPKTISIQGWRVLFLEQPYLLEAILTSIGIILLALLLNVIIGIPAANALAFYEFKGKATIDTLLLSPLFVPVLAVAMGIHLTFIRLGIANRWIGVVLIHLILTLPYTIRILRAGFERVGKKQGELAVSLGAKPFKAFYLIYLPQLLPSLRSVVFIVTVVSLSQYFVTALIGGGNVLTLPLLYFPFFQSVDQSIMASFSLIFAIVPVGIWVIIELVLKILLPKKFG is encoded by the coding sequence ATGAAGTGGTACGATAAAAACAAACCCTATCTATTAGTTGGACCTGCCATTTTGATGACACTTTTGTTAGTTGGATACGGTTTATTAATGGTTTTTATAGAAAGTATCTTATCGAGTGGCTCCTTGAGTCTAGAAATTTATCGAACCCTGCTAAGTGATGAAATATTTCAAAGCTCCTTTCTTTTTAGTCTGCGAATCGTAGTGGTATCTACTCTATTATCACTTGGAATTGGTTTTGTACTCGTTCGATCGGCTTTTCCTGTATTAAAACGGAGCTTTCCCAGGTTGATTTCTTGGTTACCCATGCTCTTTCCGCATTTCGTTTGGGGCTATATGCTTTATCTTTTATTTTCTCAAACCGGGCTTTTTTCAACCATTTTCAATGGACTTGGAATAATAGCTCTGCCAGGAGACTTTCCCAATTTATTTATGGATTCAGCTGGTTTAGGAATAATGATAACTTATATATGGAAGGGAGTTCCATTCGTTATTTTAATGCTACTCCCCGTTTATGAACAATTATCTCACTCTCAAAAGCAGTTAGTTTTTACATTAGGAGGGAAAAAAGGTGCTGTTTTTAGATACGTTGAATGGCCTTATGTCTTCCCGGTGTTGCTAGAAACTTTTTTCATCATTTTTTCTTTTGTACTAGCAGCATATGAAGTCCCAGCTTTGTTAGGCGCTACCTATCCTAAAATGATTTCCGTATTAAGCTACGATTGGTTTTTTGGAACAAACTGGGAAAAACAACCTTACGCATATGCCACAATGGTTATCGTAACTACTTTTATCGTTTTTTTTGTTAGCATCTTATCTTTTATAACAAGAAGGAGTAGAAAACACCTTTATCAAAATCAAAATGATGGGAAAAAAATAGAGTCAATAGGACACTTTTCTAACTTTTCTTTTTTAAACATAGCTTTTCTAAGTTTACTTCCTACACTTTTTTTATTTCTATCCAGTTTTGTGAGTAAATGGGAGTACGGCATGATTCTACCAAAGACTATCTCCATTCAAGGGTGGCGCGTTCTTTTTCTTGAGCAACCCTATCTTTTGGAGGCCATTCTTACTTCAATAGGTATCATCCTATTAGCGTTATTGCTTAATGTAATCATCGGTATTCCAGCAGCGAATGCTTTAGCGTTTTATGAATTTAAAGGAAAAGCAACGATAGATACACTTCTTTTGTCTCCTTTATTCGTTCCAGTTTTAGCTGTAGCAATGGGGATTCATCTGACGTTTATACGCTTAGGGATAGCGAACCGTTGGATTGGTGTTGTTCTTATCCATCTTATTTTAACGTTACCGTATACGATTAGGATTTTACGAGCAGGTTTTGAAAGGGTTGGGAAAAAGCAAGGAGAGCTGGCGGTATCTTTAGGAGCTAAACCGTTCAAGGCGTTTTATTTAATTTACTTGCCCCAGCTTTTACCTAGTTTGAGAAGTGTCGTTTTTATCGTTACGGTCGTTTCATTAAGCCAGTATTTTGTAACAGCTCTTATAGGAGGAGGGAATGTATTGACCTTGCCATTGCTATATTTCCCTTTCTTTCAATCAGTAGATCAGTCAATCATGGCTAGTTTTTCGTTAATATTTGCAATCGTACCAGTTGGAATATGGGTAATTATTGAATTAGTATTAAAAATCTTACTACCAAAGAAATTCGGGTGA
- a CDS encoding ABC transporter ATP-binding protein — translation MKKTYIKLINLSKIYEHQKIITIDQLSIQKGEIVSMIGPSGIGKTTLLKMIAGLVEYDSGEIIIDGYSMSGISPQERPVVYLFQESLLFPHLNLLENVTFGLKMAKVKKKKRNQMGIAMLEKVGLKDYTERYPHELSGGQKQRVALARSLVMKPKVLLLDEPFSNLDPELRKDTRRWMKQLLKEEEMTVLFVTHDLEEAMALGDRVAILGENKLQQVASPSELYDAPINSYVTAFLQSGIWRESRFISENKLVFIKAKRAGEQTSWQAEVIEIFYKAGEYYSVILLSDTGEKLTLKGSKKTSVGSVVYIKEKQIAYLERAKI, via the coding sequence ATGAAAAAGACCTATATAAAACTTATAAATTTATCAAAAATATACGAGCATCAAAAAATTATAACTATTGATCAACTATCAATCCAAAAGGGAGAAATCGTTTCTATGATTGGACCTTCAGGAATTGGGAAAACTACACTATTAAAAATGATAGCTGGGTTAGTAGAGTATGATTCAGGAGAGATCATCATTGATGGTTATTCGATGAGTGGAATATCACCACAAGAACGTCCAGTCGTTTACCTGTTTCAAGAATCCCTCTTGTTTCCGCATTTGAATTTGCTTGAAAATGTAACCTTTGGACTGAAAATGGCTAAAGTTAAAAAGAAAAAACGCAATCAAATGGGAATTGCTATGTTAGAAAAAGTCGGATTAAAAGATTATACAGAGCGTTATCCTCATGAATTGTCAGGAGGACAAAAACAGCGTGTAGCTTTAGCAAGGTCGTTAGTGATGAAGCCAAAAGTACTTCTTTTAGATGAACCTTTTTCTAATTTGGATCCTGAGTTGAGGAAAGATACAAGACGCTGGATGAAACAGTTATTAAAAGAAGAAGAAATGACTGTTTTATTCGTTACCCATGATTTAGAAGAGGCAATGGCGCTAGGAGATCGCGTGGCCATTCTTGGAGAGAACAAATTGCAACAAGTGGCAAGTCCAAGTGAATTATATGATGCACCCATCAATTCATATGTCACAGCATTTCTACAAAGCGGTATTTGGCGAGAAAGCCGGTTTATTTCTGAGAATAAACTAGTCTTCATAAAGGCTAAACGAGCAGGGGAACAAACTTCGTGGCAGGCAGAAGTAATCGAAATTTTTTATAAAGCAGGAGAGTACTATAGCGTTATCCTGTTATCAGATACGGGAGAAAAATTAACCTTGAAAGGATCCAAAAAGACTTCTGTAGGGAGCGTCGTTTATATAAAAGAAAAACAAATTGCTTACTTGGAAAGGGCGAAAATATGA
- a CDS encoding CDP-alcohol phosphatidyltransferase family protein — protein sequence MLDTHARKYVQPTIEKVARTFLKVGWSANHVTWGAFFIGVSSGVFVYIQQPFIAVLVLWISGFLDAVDGTMARLSKPSLWGTVLDITFDRIVEINVILGLAFAFPAAQGALLLLSVSIILSMTIFLTVGAVSEKKGMKTFYYQAGLAERTEGFILFSLMILLNNYLIGVTLLFFVIELVTAIQRLMEARRILSK from the coding sequence ATGCTGGATACTCACGCAAGAAAATATGTTCAACCGACTATAGAAAAAGTAGCACGAACCTTTTTGAAGGTTGGATGGAGTGCAAATCACGTAACATGGGGTGCTTTTTTTATAGGTGTTTCTTCAGGAGTGTTTGTTTACATACAACAACCATTCATAGCTGTTTTAGTATTATGGATTTCTGGATTTCTTGATGCGGTAGATGGAACAATGGCGCGATTATCTAAACCCTCACTTTGGGGAACGGTACTTGATATTACGTTTGATCGAATCGTTGAGATCAACGTTATTCTAGGACTAGCATTCGCCTTTCCAGCTGCGCAAGGGGCACTTTTGTTGCTCAGTGTTTCGATTATTCTGTCGATGACAATCTTTCTCACAGTAGGAGCGGTATCAGAAAAAAAGGGGATGAAAACTTTTTACTATCAAGCAGGCCTCGCAGAAAGAACAGAAGGATTCATCTTGTTCTCACTCATGATTCTTCTTAATAATTATTTGATTGGAGTCACTCTTCTCTTTTTCGTGATTGAGTTAGTTACGGCAATTCAAAGACTAATGGAAGCAAGACGGATTTTAAGTAAGTAG
- the tnpA gene encoding IS200/IS605 family transposase yields MYTKTRTNIYRTTYHLIWVTKYRKTVFTTPDRRQAMKAFLHVTAENNDITILESEVVDDHVHLVVSFPPNKAISSVMKALKGASARDWFKQFPDTKKELWKGSLWSHNYFVSTVGDVSKEVVMQYVQNQLKEFNSGRSRREKTPD; encoded by the coding sequence ATGTATACCAAAACACGGACAAATATTTACCGTACGACCTACCATCTGATCTGGGTAACCAAATACCGCAAAACCGTATTCACAACACCCGATCGCCGTCAGGCAATGAAGGCGTTCCTGCACGTGACGGCCGAAAATAACGACATCACCATACTGGAGAGTGAAGTCGTGGACGATCACGTTCATTTAGTTGTGTCTTTCCCACCGAACAAAGCCATCAGCTCAGTGATGAAGGCTTTAAAGGGAGCGTCCGCGCGTGACTGGTTCAAACAGTTCCCCGATACAAAAAAGGAACTATGGAAAGGCTCGTTATGGTCTCATAATTACTTTGTAAGCACCGTTGGGGATGTATCCAAAGAGGTCGTCATGCAGTATGTACAAAACCAACTAAAGGAATTCAATAGCGGGCGGTCGAGACGCGAGAAAACCCCTGATTGA
- a CDS encoding FAD-dependent oxidoreductase, which produces MSKLVLIGGGHAHLIFLRELLTTSIPHEIVLISADPYQYYSGMFSGFTEGLYEMEDIRVNIEQLCDRASVKFVADTIIGLNPIDKTIEGSSGHTYSFDTISINIGSSISKLVNSTAIKSIKPNYKFATSIEAFRLGEQPVVIGGGSAGVELALSTAAWRKTNKKEANVKLISSSPLLSSYGKKASIKIRQVAKRKGLEVFENERIEHLNQNFLITDRNHNIKWSHLLSLTGPVASPLFTENVLLRDAIGFLLVKNTLQHKQYPFIFGAGDCATVEEYPLLPKNGVYAVRQGQLLTQNLKRYLENQDLLPFIPQKRFLSILSTGNQEGLLTYGPFYLHGKIPWRIKHHIDKRFIDSFRF; this is translated from the coding sequence ATGAGTAAATTAGTCCTTATCGGTGGTGGTCACGCGCACCTTATATTTCTTCGCGAACTACTTACAACCTCTATTCCACATGAAATTGTTCTTATTTCTGCAGACCCTTATCAGTACTATTCAGGGATGTTTTCAGGATTTACAGAAGGGCTATATGAAATGGAAGATATCCGCGTTAACATCGAACAACTCTGTGACAGAGCTTCTGTAAAGTTTGTTGCGGACACTATCATTGGATTGAACCCTATAGACAAAACCATTGAAGGAAGCTCTGGTCATACCTATTCTTTTGATACGATTTCCATTAACATTGGATCCAGCATTTCTAAATTAGTTAACTCCACTGCTATCAAAAGTATTAAACCAAATTATAAGTTTGCTACTAGCATAGAAGCATTCCGATTAGGTGAACAGCCTGTAGTCATTGGAGGTGGGTCCGCAGGGGTTGAGCTAGCACTGTCTACAGCCGCTTGGAGAAAGACAAACAAGAAAGAAGCAAATGTAAAATTAATCAGTTCATCTCCGCTCCTTTCTTCTTATGGAAAAAAGGCATCTATAAAAATAAGACAAGTAGCAAAAAGAAAAGGATTAGAAGTTTTTGAGAATGAAAGAATCGAGCACCTCAATCAAAACTTTCTGATTACAGATAGAAATCATAATATTAAATGGAGTCATCTACTATCTTTAACCGGACCCGTTGCAAGTCCTCTATTTACAGAAAACGTTCTCCTCAGAGACGCTATCGGGTTTCTGCTTGTTAAGAATACCTTACAACACAAACAGTATCCTTTTATTTTTGGAGCTGGCGATTGTGCTACCGTAGAAGAGTATCCTTTACTGCCTAAGAACGGGGTTTATGCTGTGAGACAAGGCCAATTACTAACACAAAATTTAAAACGCTATTTAGAAAACCAGGATTTACTTCCTTTTATTCCACAGAAAAGATTTCTGTCCATCTTATCTACTGGCAACCAAGAAGGACTGCTTACCTATGGACCATTTTATTTACATGGGAAGATACCTTGGAGAATCAAGCACCATATCGACAAACGTTTTATAGATTCTTTTCGCTTCTAA
- a CDS encoding TVP38/TMEM64 family protein, which translates to MKKKDGLILLSFLAFLLILFFLNQTAFNIEAETIQSEIIELGVIAPFVYVFLYSVRPLILFPASVLSLAGGLAFGPLYGTLLTLIGASVGAYLSFLVSRQLGSKWIEKKGGHRVLKLKDVLEQKGFIVVLVMRLVPLFPFDLVSYTAGLSKIKTRDFMVATVLGMIPGTFAYTFLGANALSSNIGMIALAGGLFVVITLIPTLFQKKIRELLKMKDESGE; encoded by the coding sequence ATGAAGAAAAAAGATGGGCTTATTTTACTCAGTTTTCTTGCTTTTTTACTCATACTATTCTTTTTAAATCAAACCGCGTTTAATATAGAAGCAGAAACGATACAAAGTGAAATAATTGAATTGGGAGTCATTGCACCGTTCGTTTATGTGTTTCTTTATTCGGTACGGCCATTAATTCTTTTTCCAGCATCCGTTTTATCGTTAGCCGGAGGGCTTGCATTTGGACCCTTATACGGAACTCTTTTAACACTCATCGGTGCATCGGTAGGTGCCTATCTATCTTTTTTAGTCTCACGACAACTTGGGAGCAAATGGATAGAAAAAAAGGGAGGTCATCGCGTTTTGAAATTAAAAGATGTTTTAGAACAGAAAGGCTTTATCGTTGTGTTGGTAATGAGACTAGTTCCACTCTTTCCATTTGATTTAGTTAGCTATACAGCAGGATTATCTAAAATAAAAACAAGAGACTTTATGGTTGCAACGGTACTTGGAATGATACCAGGTACGTTTGCTTATACCTTTTTAGGGGCCAATGCATTGTCATCTAATATAGGTATGATAGCATTGGCAGGGGGACTGTTTGTCGTTATTACGCTGATTCCAACCTTATTCCAAAAAAAAATCCGCGAACTATTAAAGATGAAAGATGAAAGTGGGGAGTAA
- a CDS encoding dihydrolipoyl dehydrogenase family protein → MEKYDVIVIGGGAGGLTVASGASSLGAKVALVEKGQYLGGDCLHVGCVPSKALIQAAKDSYRAKNKATKLGLHVSGEVDMKEVKKRVQASVSTIQKQDSDERFLNMGIDIYRGNGKFTSENTFMIKDTEIYGKRIIIATGSRPFVPKIEGLEEAGYWTNETLFQQEVLPKELLVLGGGPIGLELAQAMARLGSVVTVVEQKDSLLSTEDATIQKAAVKVLESELTFYLNAEVKKVEVQNDKKIVIVDKNGQQIKLAVDEILVAVGRLPNSDSLQLEKIGIEMDERGHILTNEKLQTNLSTIYAIGDVNGKFPFTHVAGEEGKTAVQNAVLGFPKKMKYDQIPWIIYTDPEIFHIGLTEQDAKEKRIAVSIYEIPLAEVDRFVADHEDRGLVKILTNSKGKIVGAHAFGKGAGDWMQTIVFAIAQNHKIGDLSQMVYPYPNHAAAIQRTADLY, encoded by the coding sequence ATGGAAAAATATGATGTAATCGTAATAGGTGGAGGAGCGGGCGGTTTAACCGTCGCTTCAGGGGCAAGTTCTCTTGGAGCCAAAGTAGCATTAGTTGAAAAAGGACAGTATCTTGGTGGCGATTGTCTGCATGTTGGATGTGTTCCTTCAAAAGCATTGATTCAAGCTGCGAAAGATAGTTATAGAGCAAAAAATAAAGCCACTAAATTAGGGCTCCATGTTTCTGGAGAGGTAGATATGAAAGAAGTGAAAAAACGTGTTCAAGCATCTGTTTCAACGATTCAAAAACAGGATAGTGATGAGCGTTTTTTGAATATGGGAATAGATATCTATAGAGGAAATGGTAAATTTACTTCTGAAAATACTTTTATGATAAAAGATACTGAAATTTATGGGAAGCGGATCATCATTGCTACCGGTTCAAGACCATTTGTTCCAAAAATTGAGGGACTAGAGGAAGCAGGATATTGGACGAATGAAACGTTATTTCAACAAGAAGTTCTACCAAAAGAATTGCTAGTACTTGGAGGTGGACCGATAGGCTTAGAGTTAGCACAGGCTATGGCTCGTTTGGGATCGGTTGTTACTGTTGTAGAACAAAAAGACTCTCTTTTGAGTACAGAAGATGCTACAATTCAAAAAGCGGCAGTAAAAGTGCTTGAATCTGAATTAACGTTTTACTTGAATGCAGAAGTAAAAAAAGTCGAGGTTCAAAATGATAAAAAAATAGTGATTGTGGATAAAAATGGTCAACAGATAAAACTAGCAGTGGATGAAATTTTAGTAGCAGTGGGACGTCTCCCAAATAGTGATTCACTTCAATTAGAGAAAATAGGTATTGAAATGGATGAAAGAGGTCATATTTTGACAAATGAAAAGTTGCAAACAAATCTTTCGACTATTTATGCGATTGGAGATGTGAATGGTAAATTTCCGTTTACACATGTAGCGGGAGAAGAAGGAAAGACCGCTGTACAAAATGCTGTATTAGGATTCCCTAAAAAGATGAAATATGATCAAATACCTTGGATTATCTATACAGATCCTGAAATATTCCATATTGGTTTAACAGAACAAGATGCAAAAGAAAAAAGGATAGCAGTCTCTATTTATGAGATTCCTCTTGCAGAAGTGGATCGTTTTGTAGCGGACCATGAGGATAGAGGACTTGTCAAAATACTGACAAACTCTAAAGGGAAGATAGTAGGTGCGCATGCATTTGGAAAAGGAGCGGGTGATTGGATGCAAACCATCGTATTTGCAATCGCACAAAATCATAAAATTGGAGATCTTTCTCAAATGGTTTATCCGTATCCTAATCATGCAGCGGCTATTCAACGCACAGCAGATTTATATTAG
- a CDS encoding transposase, with protein sequence MKVTSSIHNSKPNTMPDNPTMQKALRAPFVTRTATFGCLKLGSCPSVAVRKSTVKSKKATLYSPHRAHSRAVCLWKESQVFAIQTNQVVGIDRGVVDLMVLSTGDKVATIRFDKHLSGKQTYWEQHVSRRGDLAKAKGITLSAAKNYQKAKQQRAKVFQKEKNQRTDRLHKLTAALVQDFEVIVLKDLHTANRMKNHHLVLSIAAQS encoded by the coding sequence ATGAAGGTCACTTCAAGCATCCACAATTCAAAGCCAAATACCATGCCCGACAATCCTACAATGCAAAAAGCGTTAAGGGCTCCATTCGTTACGAGAACGGCTACCTTTGGTTGCCTAAAATTGGGTTCGTGCCCTTCCGTTGCGGTCAGAAAATCGACGGTAAAATCAAAAAAAGCCACCTTATATTCACCTCATCGGGCACATTCGCGTGCAGTTTGCTTGTGGAAGGAAAGCCAAGTCTTCGCCATTCAGACAAATCAGGTCGTTGGGATTGATAGGGGTGTCGTTGATTTAATGGTCTTGTCTACTGGGGATAAAGTCGCTACGATTCGATTCGATAAACACCTATCGGGTAAACAAACGTACTGGGAACAGCATGTTTCTCGTCGCGGAGATTTAGCGAAGGCGAAAGGTATTACGCTGTCTGCAGCCAAAAACTATCAAAAGGCAAAACAACAACGTGCAAAAGTATTTCAAAAAGAAAAGAACCAGCGGACGGATCGCCTACATAAACTGACGGCTGCACTGGTCCAGGACTTTGAAGTCATTGTGCTGAAAGACTTGCACACCGCTAACAGGATGAAAAACCATCATCTGGTACTCAGTATTGCGGCT